TCTAGTGAGAGGTGGTTTACATTCCGCAGCGCCTCCAACACATTGGTCTCCTGCTCCATCCACCCGATACGAGATATCCGCCCGCAGGTTATGACCCTCCAGTTCCATCAGCTGATCAACAGTCGATCAGCGGCGCTGCGCCGTCAGATCCCTCCCCGGTCTTCCACAGGCGCCCGGCACTCAGGGCCAGCACAGGGGCCAGCAGGAAAACAGGCGCCACAAGCCCACCACTCCATAAGCCCACGGCCAACCACAGCAGCACCGCGACAGCCAGGACATACAGGGCCAGCGCCCCCGACCATCTGCTACTCATATCCTTCCTCGCGCGATCACTCGCAGCCGATGCCGTCACGGTCCCGGTCCAGCTTCGTGCTGTACCCAGGCTGTCCGGCTCTGATGGGTGCCGCACCTGCAACTCGCACTGCCGCGCAGTTCGCGTACATGACTGGCGCCTTCTGTGCGGGCAGGGCCGGCGCCAGGATGGACGAAGTGCCCGTCAGTGCCTTCGTGTACGCAATTTAAGACGCCTAAACCGGTTGAGCCAGCTCAACGTGCGCTCCACCACCCACCTCACCGGACCGAGAGACCCGCTGAAGTCCACGCCACGTCGCGCAATACCGGGCACGATCCCCCGAACGTACAGGGCATGTCGGCACCTGGTGTAGTCATACCCTTTGTCCGCGTGGAGCTTCGTGGGGCGCTTTCTCGGCTGGCCACCCTTTCCATTCCGTAGACCAGGGACAGCGTCAATCGCTGCCTCCAGCATTTTGCTGTCATGCACGTTGGACGCAGAAATGACTACGGCAAGAGGAAGTCCGCTTCTGTCGACCACGAGGTGCCGCTTGGTGCCGAGTTTGCCACGGTTCGTGGGATCTCGCCCGGTTTGCTTTCCTCCGCAAGGCGCCGGGACACTCGCAGAGTCAAGAGAGGCGTGTGACCAATCGACGACGCCAGCAGCATGCAGGTGATCCAGGACACAGCGGTGGAGGTCTGCCCAGATGCCGGCCTGTTGCCATTCCAGGAGTCGCCGCCAGCAGGTCATGCCGCTGCCGTACCCCAGTTGTTGTGGCAGGAAGCGCCACGAAATCCCAGTGTGTAGGACGAAGAGGATGCCTTCGAGGGCCAGGCGGTCAGCGATGCGTGGTCGGCCGCCTTTTGGTCTTTCCAGTGAAATGGGTAGCAGAGGCTTGATCAACGTCCATAGTGGGTCGGAGACAAAAGACATCCATGCAGGCTGCACCCGGGAAATGAGGTTTTGTTCCGCGCACTAAGCATGAACAGCACGCCCTCCCCCGACTCGTGGGCGACCCATGGTTGCTTGGTCTCTGAAGGGCTCTGAAAACGGTACACCCGGTTGTGCATCAGTGCCATCGTGACATCTGCTTGGTGTATGGTCGTGGGTGGGTCCGCCCTACCCAGTGTGGAAGCTCAGAACCTGGCCTGGCAATCAGCAAGACGCAACGTAATGCTGCATCCTGCTGACTGCCAGACAGTTATGTAAACTTTTTACAATGTCGTCTTACAGAGATTTTTTTGCATGTCAAGCGATTGGTTGAAAGCGGCCCTGTCCTGGCCTGTCTCCATCTGGCCTCTCTCCTTATTCACCGAGAGAAAAAGAGAGATGCACGCGCCCTGGTTTTTCTGTTGCAGGTGCGCTGCCTGACCACTCGAGAAGCCGCCAATAAGGAGTGCTGCGCCAATGTACCGAACGACTGTCTTTTTCATATTAACCTCTTGAAAGACGAACCAGACTATATTGAAAGGCACGCCTTTTAATCAGGCAGTTGCCTGAAGAGAAGAACCCCGGGCGGTTGCGCTACTGGTTCGTGCGGCAAAATAAGCGCCCAACGATATCTGCCACAGTCATCACCACCGAAGATTGAAAAAAGCATACGCCCTGCTACAACTCCTTTATTTCATTATCTATTAAATATTGTTGAGAGTTCAGGCTGACTCTCCTGCAGCAGTACACGGCATCTTCTTACGAAGACCTCGTACATCACACAGTCAATCCAGTGTATAAATTTCGGCTGTCAGGCAGGAGATCTGTAGGGTGCGGGTTGTTGTGTGTCCAGATCTCCTGCGGTACTTGTAAGAATGTACGCGGATGCTTGGCATCCATCCCTTGGTGTCGCGCCCGCACTGCTCACTGCCCTCTCCCTGCATCCCGCGTGCGGGATGCTCTCAAGACTCTAATTCCACCCCGGCGTCACTCGAATGTCATCCACTCCAGCTGCTTCGACACGCCTAGGCTTATGCAAAAGCATACGGGAACGAAGCCAGTTCAGTTCTGGTGGAAGGCCTTGACCTATAACGCAGAAGCTGGGGGTTCAGCATGCTCAAGCATGGGCAGAAGCACAGGGAATGAGGACTTGAACGGAGGGGAGAGTATCAGATAAGAGAGCAACCAAAGGGATAGGAAGGAGCACAGAGTATATTCTTGCAATAACGGTATCAAACCACCCTAATTGCAGGAAACATCAGCATGCCACGCAGTAGCGCTATCACCCCATATCAACCACCCGCCCCAGGAAAATCCGGCAAGGGCGAGGTTAAATCCGCAGGTATGAGTTCAGGTCCCAGTCCATGAGGCCGAACCAAACGCTCGGTCTACAACAACTACCCAGCGTCCATGCCGGAATGGGGGCATTCAACCTGACACCACGTGGAACACTAGGCCTCAAATGCGAATCCTGTCACTCTCCGCACTCCTCGCCGCCATGAGTTCGACAGCCGCACAAAGCCCGCCGCCTGCCATCCCCGACACCGCGCAGTGCTCCACCCTGATGGCCCCTCTTTTAAGACCCCTTTCTCCCACCCTGGCTAACGCTGTCAATACCACCCTCCAGGCCTACCAAGCTCAGGGGCAATGCTTCTTCAAACTCAGCAACGCAACCACCAGCGACCGCGCCTACCTGAGCGGACTCAGAGGTGAAGTCAACACCTACGCCGGCCGGCTCCTGCGGTCGAGAACTGCATAGCCAGGCATGGAAAGGGTTACGCCACAGCGTGACGGGCCTGGATCAGCGTCACCAGCGCGTTCACGATGGCCGGATCGAACTGTCGTCCCCTCTGCGCGAGCAGTTCCGCGAGCGCTTCTTCCTGCCCCCACGCGCGCTTGTACGGCCGTTCGCTGATCAGGG
Above is a genomic segment from Deinococcus malanensis containing:
- a CDS encoding excalibur calcium-binding domain-containing protein, whose product is MYANCAAVRVAGAAPIRAGQPGYSTKLDRDRDGIGCE
- a CDS encoding IS5 family transposase, with the protein product MSFVSDPLWTLIKPLLPISLERPKGGRPRIADRLALEGILFVLHTGISWRFLPQQLGYGSGMTCWRRLLEWQQAGIWADLHRCVLDHLHAAGVVDWSHASLDSASVPAPCGGKQTGRDPTNRGKLGTKRHLVVDRSGLPLAVVISASNVHDSKMLEAAIDAVPGLRNGKGGQPRKRPTKLHADKGYDYTRCRHALYVRGIVPGIARRGVDFSGSLGPVRWVVERTLSWLNRFRRLKLRTRRH